A stretch of the Poseidonibacter parvus genome encodes the following:
- a CDS encoding molybdopterin oxidoreductase family protein, whose amino-acid sequence MVKSVCGYCGVGCGIEFEEDKLLGDLAYPVNEGKLCSKGISELISIQTPSRLLRPHQRKNINDEYKVVSWDETISTIAEKIKSTSKEKIGIYLSGQLLTEDYYIANKLGKGFIGTNNVDTNSRTCMSSAVSAHKKAFGIDYVPVRMEDVHHADLLILAGANTAEAHVVFHNRIKRAKKAGLKIVVIDPRFTDTAKIADLHLPLKPNSDIDFFNLVSKRIIDENLVDEEFVLSHVNNYELLKNKFKRIPTTKMLKRTGLTKEQFEQFWTLYKNSPNIISAWTMGLNQSSQGVDKNLALINTHLLSGKIFTKGNGPFSLTGQPNAMGGREVGGLSTMLAVHLGFDKEAIKKVSQFWNTKNIDTKPGLTATQMMEAKLDVLIICHTDPIYHLPNRNKMEKLIKEIPLVVEINAYENSETAQFAHIRLPAAPWGEKEGTQTNLDRTITKQEKLTRTSIDCKPDWEIFQLIAQQLGFKNAFNFKNPQEIFEEYQEMTKLNPHLNMYDISYKDVGNKPFIWGEDIRKNKKFFTKDKKANLHFVENKLLSEKANLKYPFILLTGRTRDQWHSGTKTNLPKTLLKFKDLDFCEIHPKNAKALNIKDDDVIKISSIRGEIISKVLISDKIRIDTIFVPVSNREINYLTNDLYDKESLQPDYNHSAVKIEKV is encoded by the coding sequence ATGGTAAAATCTGTATGTGGATATTGTGGTGTTGGATGTGGAATCGAATTTGAAGAAGATAAACTTCTTGGAGATTTAGCCTATCCTGTAAATGAAGGTAAACTTTGCTCAAAAGGAATATCAGAACTAATTAGTATTCAAACTCCTTCAAGATTACTGCGTCCACATCAAAGAAAAAATATTAATGATGAATATAAAGTTGTTTCATGGGATGAAACAATAAGTACAATTGCTGAAAAAATTAAAAGCACTTCGAAAGAAAAAATCGGAATTTATTTATCAGGACAATTATTAACTGAAGATTATTATATTGCTAATAAACTAGGAAAAGGTTTTATAGGAACTAATAATGTAGATACAAATAGTAGAACTTGTATGTCAAGTGCAGTAAGTGCACATAAAAAAGCTTTTGGAATTGATTATGTTCCTGTTCGAATGGAAGATGTTCATCATGCAGATTTATTAATACTTGCAGGTGCAAATACTGCTGAAGCTCATGTTGTTTTTCATAATAGAATAAAAAGAGCAAAAAAAGCAGGATTAAAAATCGTTGTTATTGATCCTAGATTTACAGATACTGCTAAAATTGCAGACCTTCATCTTCCTTTAAAACCAAATAGTGATATTGATTTTTTTAATCTTGTTTCAAAAAGAATTATAGATGAAAATCTTGTGGATGAGGAATTTGTTCTATCTCATGTAAATAATTATGAACTTTTAAAAAATAAATTCAAAAGAATTCCAACAACAAAAATGCTAAAAAGAACAGGCTTGACAAAAGAGCAATTTGAGCAGTTTTGGACTTTATATAAAAATTCACCAAATATTATAAGTGCTTGGACAATGGGATTAAATCAATCATCACAAGGTGTTGATAAAAACTTAGCTTTAATAAACACCCATTTATTAAGTGGGAAAATATTTACAAAAGGAAATGGTCCATTTTCACTAACAGGTCAACCAAATGCAATGGGTGGTAGAGAAGTTGGTGGTTTATCAACTATGCTTGCTGTTCATTTAGGTTTTGATAAAGAAGCTATTAAAAAAGTATCTCAATTTTGGAATACAAAAAACATTGATACAAAACCAGGTCTTACAGCTACACAGATGATGGAAGCAAAACTTGATGTATTAATTATTTGTCATACTGACCCTATTTATCATTTGCCAAATAGAAATAAAATGGAAAAGCTTATCAAAGAAATTCCACTAGTTGTAGAAATCAATGCTTATGAAAACTCTGAAACTGCACAGTTTGCACATATAAGACTTCCTGCTGCTCCTTGGGGTGAGAAGGAAGGTACTCAAACTAATCTAGATAGAACAATAACAAAACAAGAAAAATTAACTCGTACATCAATTGATTGTAAACCAGATTGGGAGATTTTCCAATTAATAGCTCAACAACTAGGTTTTAAAAATGCGTTTAATTTTAAAAACCCTCAAGAAATATTTGAAGAGTATCAAGAGATGACAAAATTAAATCCTCATTTAAATATGTATGATATATCATATAAAGATGTTGGGAACAAGCCATTTATTTGGGGAGAAGATATTAGAAAAAATAAAAAGTTTTTTACAAAAGACAAAAAAGCAAATCTACATTTTGTAGAAAATAAATTGTTATCTGAAAAAGCCAATTTAAAATATCCCTTTATTTTATTAACAGGAAGAACAAGGGACCAATGGCACAGTGGTACTAAAACAAATCTGCCTAAAACTCTTTTAAAATTTAAAGATTTAGATTTTTGTGAAATACATCCAAAAAATGCAAAAGCTTTAAATATAAAAGATGACGATGTTATAAAAATATCTTCAATTAGAGGTGAAATAATTTCAAAAGTACTAATAAGTGACAAAATTAGAATTGATACTATTTTTGTTCCTGTTAGTAATAGAGAAATTAATTACTTAACCAATGATTTATATGATAAAGAATCTTTACAACCAGATTACAATCACTCAGCAGTAAAAATAGAAAAAGTATAA
- a CDS encoding DmsC/YnfH family molybdoenzyme membrane anchor subunit, which translates to MSSNETTPLEDFINYKADTNMQCGNYSIDIPKPKEGEQYRFHFDATACVGCHCCEVACNEQNNNPADIKWRRVGETQSGIFPNVTNHFNSMSCNHCVDPECLKGCPTESYIKFDNGIVFHDDDTCIGCQYCTWNCPYEVPVFNEDRGIVTKCHMCHDKLDVGQTPACVQACPAGAIAIEVVNVKDWLEEDMAKEGIAPHLPNIEITKPTTRYTIDEKENQEKVIPADDHIIKPNHSEWPLVFMTILTQISVGGFATLVLGELISLLGFNLASPSIWMMIAVFIPAAIGLPLSALHLGRPGLALTAMKNIKTSWLSREALALGVYAGGLTLLIGIFFFEFNQVFKLIVELGVLAAGVYGIYAQSMIYRIKARPSWNKIETTKIFFYVSYIGLLLITLILVLQEQFTTAGVILPFALFLGYFQYEEFSKQKNFYKDLNEQKEENFYQLNKTKILYEKNFVKHNEYRERSLGLGALVLPLLAILLLASGNYSSTVLVLGLSIIISFSSEVVSRLLFYKTAVALGLAGNFFAGNQRT; encoded by the coding sequence ATGAGTAGCAATGAAACAACTCCACTAGAGGACTTTATAAACTATAAAGCTGATACTAATATGCAATGTGGAAATTATAGTATTGATATTCCTAAGCCAAAAGAAGGAGAACAATATAGATTCCATTTTGATGCAACTGCATGTGTTGGTTGTCATTGTTGTGAAGTTGCATGTAATGAACAAAACAATAATCCAGCAGATATTAAATGGAGAAGAGTTGGTGAAACACAAAGTGGAATTTTCCCAAATGTTACAAATCACTTTAATTCGATGTCTTGTAATCACTGTGTAGACCCAGAATGTCTAAAAGGATGTCCAACAGAATCATATATAAAATTTGATAATGGTATTGTTTTTCATGATGATGATACATGTATTGGTTGTCAATACTGTACATGGAATTGTCCTTATGAAGTTCCTGTGTTTAATGAAGATAGAGGAATAGTAACAAAATGTCATATGTGTCATGATAAATTAGATGTAGGTCAAACACCTGCATGTGTGCAAGCTTGTCCTGCAGGAGCAATTGCAATTGAAGTTGTAAATGTAAAAGATTGGTTAGAAGAAGATATGGCAAAAGAGGGAATTGCACCTCATTTACCAAATATTGAGATAACAAAACCAACAACTAGATACACAATAGATGAAAAAGAAAATCAAGAAAAAGTAATACCAGCAGATGATCATATAATAAAACCAAACCATTCAGAATGGCCTTTAGTATTTATGACTATTTTAACTCAAATATCTGTTGGTGGTTTTGCTACTTTAGTTTTAGGTGAGCTTATAAGTTTACTAGGATTCAATCTTGCAAGTCCTAGTATATGGATGATGATTGCTGTATTTATTCCAGCAGCAATTGGTCTTCCTCTATCAGCGCTTCACTTAGGTCGTCCAGGACTTGCTTTAACAGCTATGAAAAATATAAAAACATCATGGCTTAGTAGAGAAGCTTTAGCTCTAGGAGTTTATGCAGGCGGATTAACATTACTTATAGGGATATTCTTTTTTGAATTCAATCAAGTTTTTAAACTAATTGTAGAACTTGGCGTTTTAGCTGCTGGTGTATATGGTATTTATGCACAATCTATGATTTATAGAATTAAAGCACGTCCATCTTGGAACAAAATTGAGACAACTAAGATTTTCTTCTATGTTTCTTATATTGGATTGCTATTAATTACACTAATTTTAGTACTTCAAGAACAGTTTACAACAGCTGGTGTAATATTACCATTTGCACTATTTCTTGGATATTTTCAATATGAAGAGTTTTCTAAACAAAAGAATTTTTATAAAGATTTAAATGAGCAAAAAGAAGAGAACTTCTATCAATTAAATAAAACAAAAATACTTTATGAAAAAAACTTTGTAAAACATAATGAATATAGAGAAAGATCTTTAGGTCTTGGAGCTTTAGTTTTACCACTATTAGCAATACTTTTACTTGCTAGTGGTAATTATTCTAGTACAGTTTTAGTATTAGGTTTATCTATTATTATTTCATTTTCAAGTGAAGTTGTATCTAGATTATTATTTTATAAAACAGCAGTAGCACTTGGTCTAGCTGGTAATTTCTTCGCTGGAAATCAAAGGACATAA
- the ureG gene encoding urease accessory protein UreG: MKKRKKMSLKIGIAGPVGSGKTSLIEALTNILKNKYKIGIVTNDIYTTEDANYLKQTLDLPDEQIIGVETGGCPHTAIRDDISMNQKAVQELEEKFNPDIIFVESGGDNLSATFSYELIDYYMYIIDTAQGADIPRKKGAGLLFSDLLVVNKTDLAPYVGVDLDSMQNDVKENRKNKPYVFISNKDEKTLNEVLEWIEALA; this comes from the coding sequence ATGAAAAAAAGGAAGAAAATGAGTTTAAAAATAGGAATAGCAGGGCCAGTTGGAAGTGGAAAAACTTCACTAATTGAAGCTCTTACAAATATATTAAAAAACAAATACAAAATAGGTATTGTTACAAACGATATTTATACAACAGAAGATGCAAACTATTTAAAGCAAACACTTGATTTGCCTGATGAGCAAATTATTGGAGTAGAAACTGGTGGCTGTCCACATACAGCAATTCGTGATGATATTTCTATGAACCAAAAAGCAGTACAAGAGTTAGAAGAGAAGTTCAATCCTGATATTATCTTTGTTGAAAGTGGTGGAGATAATCTTAGTGCTACTTTTTCTTATGAATTAATTGATTATTATATGTATATAATCGATACTGCACAAGGTGCTGATATTCCAAGAAAAAAAGGGGCAGGATTACTTTTCTCTGATTTATTAGTTGTAAATAAAACAGATTTAGCTCCATATGTTGGAGTTGATTTAGACTCAATGCAAAATGATGTAAAAGAAAATAGAAAAAATAAACCTTATGTATTTATTTCGAATAAAGATGAGAAAACTTTAAATGAAGTTTTAGAGTGGATTGAAGCCTTAGCTTAG
- a CDS encoding ferredoxin--nitrite reductase, with protein MQVLQEAHNLRNKKINKIEKMKSEQDPMEFIKTFEDFCKGSYEETVNDSHTKHFLKCLGLYDKGTSETFVIRIRIPGGQLSVEQALKLAQCSKKYGNDYIDITTRGQVEFRYLKFNELPLLLKDLSTVGISAIQCAGDNFRGVVTSPFDSYSKTSPIETMPLLKEIQSVFLEQEAWMGTLPRKFNIAILGDSINTCNIFGNDCAFALASKNGEIGFNLYLGGKVGVQARDLNLFVKDHQVKEVFAAVISLYKEYGFRDNRNKNRLTFLLDAVSLEEFAKAIKEHSKLELPQAGELLVKDEFTLDDSSTIELKDGKSAIHFGIPSGIFCGSDLEQAALLAQKHDGVVRLTYEQSFYIITNTSSIEDIKQSSLYKKYDSYHNIYFNNQIACAGNKECSFGVIPGKPDAINMAEYLNKNVPIEDGKVRMYWSACPKGCGIHGVADIGFEGAKAKDEEGNSCYGVKIFLGGKAASSILEARQLTKAVSIPKAQELTAKLLNIYKEEKNENETFESFDTRVLSSLAIEEIQTRIGL; from the coding sequence ATGCAAGTTTTACAAGAAGCACACAATTTAAGAAATAAAAAAATCAATAAAATTGAAAAAATGAAATCAGAACAAGATCCTATGGAGTTTATAAAAACTTTTGAAGATTTTTGTAAAGGTTCTTATGAAGAAACGGTAAATGATTCTCATACAAAACACTTCTTAAAATGTCTTGGATTATATGACAAAGGAACTAGCGAAACATTTGTAATCAGAATTAGGATTCCTGGTGGACAATTAAGCGTTGAGCAGGCTTTAAAACTAGCCCAATGTTCAAAGAAATATGGAAATGACTATATAGATATTACAACTAGAGGACAAGTTGAATTTAGATATTTAAAATTCAATGAATTACCTTTATTATTAAAAGACTTATCAACAGTTGGAATTTCTGCAATTCAATGTGCTGGTGATAACTTTAGAGGTGTTGTAACTTCACCTTTTGATTCTTATTCTAAAACATCTCCAATTGAAACTATGCCACTACTTAAAGAAATTCAATCAGTATTCTTAGAGCAAGAAGCTTGGATGGGAACACTTCCACGAAAATTTAATATTGCAATTTTAGGTGATAGTATAAATACTTGTAATATTTTTGGAAATGACTGTGCTTTTGCATTAGCATCAAAAAATGGAGAAATTGGATTTAACTTATATCTTGGTGGTAAAGTTGGTGTTCAAGCAAGAGACTTGAATCTTTTTGTCAAAGATCACCAAGTAAAAGAAGTATTTGCAGCTGTGATTTCTTTATATAAAGAGTATGGTTTCAGAGATAATAGAAATAAAAATAGATTAACTTTTCTTTTAGATGCAGTTAGTTTAGAAGAGTTTGCAAAAGCAATTAAAGAGCATTCAAAACTAGAACTTCCACAAGCTGGAGAGTTATTAGTAAAAGATGAATTTACTCTTGATGATTCCTCTACAATTGAACTTAAAGATGGGAAAAGCGCTATTCACTTTGGTATTCCTTCTGGAATATTTTGTGGAAGTGATCTAGAACAAGCTGCTTTATTAGCACAAAAACACGATGGTGTAGTTAGATTAACATATGAGCAAAGTTTTTATATAATAACTAATACTTCAAGTATTGAAGATATTAAACAATCATCACTTTATAAAAAATATGACTCATACCACAATATATACTTTAATAATCAAATCGCATGTGCTGGAAATAAAGAGTGTTCTTTTGGTGTAATTCCTGGAAAACCTGATGCTATTAATATGGCTGAATATTTAAACAAAAATGTTCCAATTGAAGATGGGAAAGTAAGAATGTACTGGTCAGCATGTCCAAAAGGCTGTGGAATTCATGGTGTTGCGGATATTGGTTTTGAAGGTGCAAAAGCAAAAGATGAAGAAGGAAATTCATGTTATGGTGTTAAAATCTTCCTAGGAGGAAAGGCAGCATCTTCTATTTTAGAAGCTAGACAATTAACTAAAGCTGTTTCAATTCCTAAAGCACAAGAATTAACTGCAAAACTTTTAAATATTTATAAAGAAGAAAAGAATGAGAATGAAACATTCGAAAGTTTTGATACAAGAGTTTTATCAAGTTTAGCAATTGAAGAAATTCAAACAAGAATTGGTCTGTAA
- a CDS encoding Spy/CpxP family protein refolding chaperone — MKTKLLVATALTAVLSTGLFAYADKDNKGMMKKGHSSCGKHMKKSHMKGQKGPMSLLRQLNLTQDQKKQIRTIKQDLMKKRVTPTVAFTSTSFDKAKFIEIMKQKRDNKIELKAEMMDRVYNVLTSKQKEQFKVLMDLKAEKRMAMMEKRMNNKGQGQK, encoded by the coding sequence ATGAAAACAAAATTATTAGTAGCAACAGCTTTAACAGCAGTATTAAGTACAGGTCTTTTTGCATATGCAGATAAAGATAACAAAGGTATGATGAAAAAAGGACATTCTTCTTGTGGAAAACATATGAAAAAATCTCATATGAAAGGTCAAAAAGGACCTATGTCATTATTAAGACAGTTGAATTTAACTCAAGATCAGAAAAAACAAATTAGAACAATCAAACAAGATTTAATGAAAAAAAGAGTTACTCCAACTGTAGCTTTTACAAGTACTTCATTTGATAAAGCAAAATTTATTGAAATTATGAAACAAAAAAGAGACAATAAAATCGAATTAAAAGCTGAAATGATGGATAGAGTTTACAATGTTTTAACATCTAAACAAAAAGAACAATTTAAAGTTTTAATGGATTTAAAAGCTGAAAAAAGAATGGCAATGATGGAAAAAAGAATGAATAATAAAGGTCAAGGTCAAAAATAA
- a CDS encoding molybdopterin oxidoreductase family protein — protein sequence MINKIKDFLGVDIKNDKYALVDDKVFGKVAKQKAPTSWVRSTCGYCGVGCGLYIGVKDGKPTYTKGDPAHPVNKGTLCPKGLSEHEMVQSENRYTKPMLRKNGQLLESTWDEVFKTTSDKFKDIQKNHGNGAVAVVSTGQLLTEEFYTLGKFVQMGLKTNNYDGNTTLCMASAVMGYKQTFGSDGPVGCYEDFSYADTIMLIGANIADNHPILKLHIAKNKKITGKKPKIIVIDPRFSKTAKMADMFVPIKPRSDLALMNGLCHIILEQGWENEKFINERTTGYKEFRKHIMANYSPAEVAITTGIDVKDLYELARVYAKSSAAMSAWTMGVNQSSLGTDTVSAICNLALITGNLGRKGATALSITGQCNAMGTRETGFTSSIPGYRNFASSYDREEYATIANVPVEDVPTARGYSYPQIIDAIETGEIKALWLVATNPLVSFPDQKKLRRALNKLDLLVVQDAFKSETAFKADVVFSASTWSEKEGTYTNSERRCNRARKAVEPLGETKSDFDIVLEFSKYFEGVNESLFPKWEKPIDAFNEWKKLSEGRLCDYSGMTYELIEELGGVQWPCNEANPNGTPRLYSEDMPCRTEDGKAKLLSVDWLPMSEPQNSSFPLILNTGRTVEQWHTRTKTKTISILNDLAPEAWIEINPEDAKKLEVKSGDRLDISSIRGKIKDIIVRESQNVREGNIFVPFHYNEQLINTITKAEFDPKSFEPNYKQCAVQLHSIKVPNGITFKEEEIAGALEHIVIKNEQSYNTTKQASYTK from the coding sequence ATGATAAATAAAATTAAAGACTTTTTAGGTGTAGATATTAAAAATGATAAATACGCACTTGTTGATGATAAAGTATTTGGAAAAGTAGCAAAGCAAAAAGCTCCTACATCTTGGGTACGAAGTACATGTGGATATTGTGGAGTTGGTTGTGGTTTATATATTGGTGTTAAAGATGGAAAACCAACATACACAAAAGGTGATCCAGCGCATCCTGTTAATAAAGGAACACTTTGTCCAAAAGGTTTAAGTGAACATGAAATGGTGCAAAGCGAAAACCGATATACAAAACCAATGCTTCGTAAAAATGGACAATTACTTGAGTCTACTTGGGATGAAGTGTTTAAAACTACAAGTGATAAGTTTAAAGATATTCAAAAAAACCACGGAAATGGAGCTGTTGCTGTTGTATCAACAGGACAGCTTTTAACCGAAGAATTCTATACACTTGGTAAATTTGTACAAATGGGACTTAAAACAAATAACTATGATGGAAATACAACACTTTGTATGGCAAGTGCAGTTATGGGATATAAGCAAACATTTGGAAGTGATGGACCTGTTGGATGTTATGAAGATTTCTCATATGCTGATACTATTATGTTAATTGGTGCAAATATCGCAGATAACCACCCTATTTTAAAACTACATATTGCAAAAAATAAAAAGATTACAGGTAAAAAACCAAAAATTATCGTAATTGATCCAAGATTTTCAAAAACTGCAAAAATGGCAGATATGTTTGTACCTATAAAACCAAGATCAGACTTAGCACTAATGAATGGACTTTGTCATATTATTTTAGAGCAAGGCTGGGAAAACGAAAAGTTTATAAATGAGAGAACAACTGGATATAAAGAGTTTAGAAAACATATCATGGCCAATTATTCTCCTGCTGAAGTAGCAATTACAACAGGTATTGATGTAAAAGATTTATACGAACTTGCACGTGTTTATGCAAAATCAAGTGCGGCTATGAGTGCTTGGACAATGGGTGTTAATCAAAGCTCACTAGGAACTGATACGGTAAGTGCTATTTGTAATCTTGCACTAATTACAGGAAATCTTGGAAGAAAGGGTGCAACAGCACTTTCAATTACAGGACAATGTAATGCAATGGGTACAAGAGAAACTGGATTTACGTCATCAATTCCAGGATATAGAAACTTTGCAAGCTCTTATGATAGAGAAGAGTATGCAACAATTGCAAATGTTCCAGTAGAAGATGTTCCAACTGCAAGGGGTTATTCATATCCACAAATTATTGATGCAATTGAAACAGGTGAAATAAAAGCCTTATGGTTAGTAGCAACTAATCCACTTGTATCCTTTCCAGATCAAAAAAAGCTAAGACGAGCACTTAATAAACTTGACCTTCTTGTTGTTCAAGATGCCTTTAAAAGTGAAACAGCATTTAAAGCTGATGTAGTTTTTTCTGCGAGTACTTGGAGTGAAAAAGAAGGAACTTATACAAATAGTGAGCGACGTTGTAACAGAGCTAGAAAAGCAGTTGAACCACTAGGTGAGACTAAAAGTGATTTTGATATTGTATTAGAATTTTCAAAATACTTTGAAGGTGTAAATGAAAGTTTATTTCCTAAATGGGAAAAACCAATTGATGCTTTTAATGAATGGAAAAAATTAAGTGAAGGAAGACTTTGTGATTATTCAGGAATGACTTATGAGTTAATAGAAGAATTAGGTGGAGTTCAATGGCCATGTAATGAAGCTAATCCAAATGGAACGCCTAGACTTTATAGTGAGGATATGCCTTGTCGAACTGAAGATGGAAAAGCAAAACTATTAAGTGTTGATTGGCTTCCAATGAGCGAGCCTCAAAATAGTTCTTTCCCACTTATATTAAATACAGGTCGTACAGTTGAGCAATGGCATACAAGAACTAAAACTAAAACTATCTCAATACTAAATGATTTAGCACCAGAAGCGTGGATTGAAATCAATCCAGAGGATGCAAAAAAACTTGAAGTTAAAAGTGGTGATAGATTAGATATTTCTTCAATTAGAGGAAAAATCAAAGATATCATAGTAAGAGAATCTCAAAATGTAAGAGAAGGAAATATCTTTGTACCTTTTCATTATAATGAGCAACTTATTAACACAATTACAAAAGCAGAGTTTGACCCAAAATCTTTTGAACCAAACTATAAGCAATGTGCTGTTCAACTTCATAGTATTAAAGTTCCTAATGGAATTACATTTAAAGAAGAAGAAATAGCAGGTGCTTTAGAGCATATTGTTATAAAAAATGAACAAAGCTATAATACTACAAAACAAGCTAGCTATACAAAGTAA
- a CDS encoding urease accessory UreF family protein — MQILDGTFPSGVFVHSFGLEPHIVKEHVKDIDTLKIYLENLIIDQYSKMEFVYVKKTYELLEKKKVNLLKKLDNEISSYLTFDYAKASKDIGHNYYVQIKDTVLKDEVKKYYSLIEEKKSDANELIVLASYAYDLDINIKDFIVMWTKKNLINIAATTLKISRIKPSQIQKMLFEFDEILENMDFNFDEKITNFNPLFEEVIFEHKTLEPKMFVT, encoded by the coding sequence ATGCAAATACTTGATGGAACTTTTCCATCTGGTGTATTTGTACATTCTTTTGGGCTTGAACCTCATATTGTAAAAGAGCATGTAAAAGATATTGATACTCTAAAAATATATCTTGAAAACTTGATTATTGACCAATACTCTAAAATGGAGTTTGTGTATGTTAAAAAAACTTATGAGTTATTAGAAAAGAAAAAAGTGAATTTACTTAAAAAACTTGATAATGAAATATCTTCATATCTAACATTTGATTATGCAAAAGCTTCAAAAGATATTGGACATAATTACTATGTACAAATTAAAGATACAGTTTTAAAAGATGAAGTAAAAAAGTATTATTCTTTAATTGAAGAGAAAAAATCCGATGCAAATGAGCTAATAGTATTAGCTTCTTATGCTTATGACTTAGATATAAATATTAAAGATTTTATTGTAATGTGGACTAAAAAGAATTTAATCAATATTGCAGCAACAACGCTTAAAATATCAAGAATAAAACCCTCACAAATTCAAAAAATGCTTTTTGAATTTGATGAAATATTAGAAAATATGGATTTTAATTTTGATGAAAAGATTACAAACTTCAATCCACTGTTTGAAGAAGTGATATTTGAGCATAAAACACTAGAACCAAAAATGTTCGTAACATAA
- a CDS encoding protein kinase domain-containing protein produces the protein MSKATISTSGFSLAKRQELTGDDYYEIKQFNDLTIAVVCDGVGSAEEGALAAKKVTNHLITNFKNIPIAWSIEKAIKTFISSINSILYAQSIKDYERPELVTTVTICVIKGNRLYAANVGDSRIYLYRNKELTQLSHDHNEEGMDSVLTDAIGIDKDVEIFYFENNIHKDDKILMCSDGLYSLMSENMLTKHLVNGAYHIVKKASSLVEENLPDDTTAVILEINEIDQVQKYKDLPLDIPEKLQKGDIFDGYKLTLSLIQNDRTWVCEKNSKEYVIKFAPYEALENEEILDLYTKEVWNAKRLKAGFFPKSVVPKQRSARYYIMTKLEGITLKQYLKKRTLSIDESITLTKTLLSMSQYLLKFNLVHGDIKPENIIVMQRDGKRIFKVIDFGSITEIFSITNKAGTPSYLAPERFQESSINEQTELYSIGVTLYEALTGEFPYGEIEPFQNPSFKNIKFPQKYNSNISLWLESIILRATCVDQELRYSNYSLMKFELDNPEKVQAFFNKNTPLLKRNPLLVYKVLFGISLLLNFYLFIRFF, from the coding sequence TTGAGTAAAGCAACTATTTCAACTTCAGGTTTTTCATTAGCAAAAAGACAAGAACTAACAGGTGATGATTATTATGAAATTAAACAATTTAACGATTTAACAATTGCTGTTGTTTGTGATGGTGTTGGTTCAGCTGAAGAAGGAGCCCTTGCTGCTAAAAAAGTTACAAATCATTTAATCACAAATTTTAAAAATATTCCAATAGCTTGGAGTATTGAAAAAGCTATCAAAACTTTTATTTCATCAATTAATTCAATTTTATATGCACAATCAATTAAAGATTACGAAAGACCAGAACTAGTAACTACAGTTACTATTTGTGTGATTAAAGGTAATAGATTATATGCTGCAAATGTGGGTGATAGTAGAATTTACTTATATAGAAATAAGGAATTAACTCAACTCTCACATGACCATAATGAAGAAGGGATGGATAGTGTTTTAACAGATGCCATTGGAATAGATAAAGATGTAGAAATATTCTATTTTGAAAATAATATTCATAAAGATGATAAAATTTTAATGTGTAGTGATGGCTTGTACTCTTTAATGAGTGAAAATATGCTCACAAAACATCTTGTAAATGGTGCTTATCATATTGTAAAGAAAGCCAGTTCTCTTGTAGAAGAGAATCTTCCAGATGATACAACAGCAGTTATTTTAGAAATCAATGAAATTGATCAAGTACAAAAATATAAAGACTTACCTCTTGATATTCCTGAAAAACTGCAAAAAGGTGATATTTTTGATGGCTATAAACTTACACTTTCATTAATCCAAAATGACAGAACTTGGGTTTGTGAAAAAAATTCTAAAGAGTATGTAATTAAATTTGCACCTTATGAAGCTTTGGAGAATGAAGAAATTCTAGATTTATACACAAAAGAAGTTTGGAATGCAAAAAGATTGAAAGCAGGATTTTTTCCAAAATCAGTAGTACCAAAACAAAGATCAGCTAGATACTATATTATGACAAAACTAGAAGGTATTACTTTAAAACAGTATTTAAAAAAACGAACTTTATCTATTGATGAATCTATTACACTTACAAAAACATTGTTATCAATGAGCCAATATTTACTAAAATTCAATCTTGTTCATGGAGATATAAAACCTGAAAATATAATAGTAATGCAAAGAGATGGGAAAAGGATATTTAAAGTAATTGATTTTGGTTCAATAACAGAGATATTTTCAATAACAAATAAAGCAGGAACACCTTCATATCTTGCACCTGAGAGATTTCAAGAGTCTTCTATAAATGAACAAACAGAGCTTTATTCAATTGGAGTTACTTTATATGAAGCCTTAACCGGTGAATTTCCTTATGGAGAAATAGAACCTTTTCAAAACCCAAGTTTTAAAAATATAAAGTTTCCACAAAAATATAATAGTAATATTTCTCTTTGGCTAGAAAGTATTATATTAAGAGCAACTTGTGTTGATCAAGAACTTAGATATTCAAATTATTCACTAATGAAATTTGAACTTGATAATCCAGAAAAAGTACAAGCTTTTTTCAATAAAAACACTCCCTTATTAAAAAGAAATCCATTACTAGTTTACAAAGTTTTATTTGGAATATCTTTATTACTTAATTTCTATTTATTTATTAGATTTTTTTAA